Part of the Chitinophaga parva genome is shown below.
ACTTTCCCAATACCACGCGGGTAAATACCTGGTGGCCTGGCACCCTAAATCTTCTACGGAAAATGAACGCCACACCGTGGTGATAGAGCAGAATGGCAACGCCATCCTGGTGCGCCAGATTGCAGGAGCCCTGGCCCGCCGCATTGTAAACTACCTCAAGGCCGGCGACCAGGTAACGCAGAACGAAGAGATGGGCTTCATTAAATTCGGCTCCCGTGTGGACATTTACCTGCCGGTGGGCACCAAGGTAGATGTAACGATCAACCAGCTGGTACGCGGCGGACAAACGATTATAGCCAACATCTAACCATAGGATTTTTACAAAAGCAAAAAGGCAAACGGTTGTAAAACGGTTTGCCTTTTTTCATGCCCTGTATTGCGCGCAGCGCCTACAAAATATTCTCGATCTCCTGCAAATGCCGGATGGTGTAAGTAGGCGTAATGCCGGTTGCCGGTACGGCCGGGTTAAAATAGATCTGATCCATGCCCACCTGCTGTGCGCCCAGGATATCCACTTCCAGGGTATCGCCGATCATTATGCTTTCTGTGGCGGTGGCGCTGCTTTTCTGCAAGGCAAAATCAAAGATGTCTTTATGCGGTTTCAGGCTGCCGGCGGCTTCTGAGGTGATGATGTTAGTGAAGTAGTGGAAAATGTTTGCATTGCGCAGCTTCATCAATTGCGTATCTTCAAACCCGTTCGTGATCAGGTGCAGCACATATTTTTTTTGCAGCAGGTATTCCAGGATCTCGATGGTGTAGGGAAAGAGCACTGTTTTGGTAGGCAGTATTTCCAGGAACTGGTCGCTGAATGCCATGGTCAGCTTTTCGTCGGCAATTTTATATTCGAGGAAGGTGAGCCAGAAACGCTTGCTGCGCAGTTCTTTCCGGGTCATGAACCCTTTGCGGAAGCGATCCCACAGCTTATCATTGTGCACGATGTAGCGGGCCAGGAAATCTTCAAAATCAGCAATGCCCCTTTGGCTAAGCTGGTGGGTGTGATAGAGCTCCAGCAAGGTTTCACGGGCATTGGCCTCAAAGTCCCACAGGGTGTGGTCCAGGTCGAAAAAGATATGTTTGTACGGCATGCGCAAAGGTAGGCAATCCATTTTTAAAACAAACGCAACAACGATATGAACGCAGTAGTAACGGGCGCCAGCAAAGGTATTGGGCGCGCAGTGGCCATCAGGCTGGCAAAGGAGGGATGTAATGTAGCCATCTGTGCACGTGGCGAAGGCCCGCTGCAGGCCACCGCCGCAGAAGTACAGGCGGCCAATCCCAATGTGAAGGTGCTGGCGCTGCCCGTGGATATGGCGGATAAGACGGCGGTGCTGCAATTTGGTAAAGCCGTGCAGGCTGCTTTCGGCACTATTGACCTGCTGGTAAACAATGCCGGGATCTTCATCCCCGGCGCCCTGCAAAACGAGGCAGACGGGCACCTGGAACAGCTGATGGCCACCAATGTGTATAGTGCCTACCACCTTACCCGCAGCCTGCTGCCGGGTATGATAGCGCAGCGCCGGGGGCATATCTTTAACCTCTGTTCCAGCGCCAGTCATAACGCTTACCCTAACGGCGGCGCTTACGGTATCACCAAGTTTGCCCTGCTGGGCTTTTCCAAAAACCTGCGGGAGGAGCTGAAAACGGCCAACGTGAAAGTGACCGCCATCAGTCCCGGGCCTACGCTCACGGCCTCCTGGGATGGTTTTGACGCACCAGCCGGCCGCATGATGGAGCCGGAAGATGTGGCCAGCGTGTTGTGGACGGCCTTTACCCTGGCCCCGCAAACGGTGATAGAGGATATTATCATGCAACCCATGCTGGGGCCCATTTAACGGGTGCCGCTCATCCTTCCCCTGCTCCTTACAACCCAGGGTGAAACCGCCGGAAAACCTTATCCACAGGCCATCCCCGGCAGTTTTACCGCGGCCTTTTTTAACGTACTTTTAACGGCATAATGAAAAGCACAGGGATTGCTTTAGTTAAATTTGTCAGGCTAGTAACTATGGTCTATTCACATTTTATGCTAAGACGGGTCATTGCCCTATTACTTTTTGCAGGCTGCATGCAGGTAGCGCAGGCGCAGAACATGCGCTTCACTACCAAGGTAAGCGCCACCACCATTGGCCTGGATGAAGGACTGCAGGTGCAGTTTATGCTGGAGAACGCGCAAGGCGATGTCAATGGTTTTACACCTCCTCCTTTCAAAGATTTCGATGTGGTGCAGGGGCCCATGCAAATGCAGGGTACCTCCATCGTAAACGGTTCCCGCTCTGATTATGTATCCCTCATTTACGTGCTGCAGGCAAAGCATGTGGGCAGCTTTACGCTGGCCGCGGCTACTGTGCGGGTGAATGGAAATATCGTGCGCTCTAACCCGGTGACCATCGAGGTGGTGAAGGGCAACAACAGTGCCACGGCACCTTCTACCTCCCAGCGTGGCGGCGGCTTCCCTGGCGGAGGTTTCCCCGGTGGTGGTGGCGGTGATAATGGTAATGGCCTGCCGGAAGGGGTGCTGCGCAAAGGGGAAAATATAGATGCTAAACTGAAGAAAAATATTTTCGTGAAAGTGGCGGTGGACAAGACTTCGCTATATGAAGGGGAGCAGCTTACCGCCACCTATAAATTGTACACCCGCCTGCCTACTAATTCCAGTGTGACAAAGGTGCCTGCATTCAAAGGGTTTTCTGCCAAGGATGTAGAGCTGCCTAACCCGCCCCAGGCTACGGAAGAAGTGGTGAACGGCCTCACGTATAAAGTATTCACCATCCGCAAAACGTTGCTGTTTCCCCTGCAATCCGGCCAGCTGGAGCTGGACCCGGCTGAAGTGGACAACCAGGTAAAGTTGCTGCAGGTAACGCCCGGCAACCGGAAACGTCCCCGCGACCCGTTTGACGATATCTTTGGCGGCGATCCGTTTGATGACGACTTCTTTGGGCAGCAGGGTGAGTATGTGACCGTACCTTACAAAATTGAAAGCGCCCCGGTGACCATCAATGTAAAACCGGTACCGGCCAACCACCCGGACAGCTACACCGGCGCCGTGGGCCAGTTCCGGATGGATGCCAGCATTGATAAGGATCAACTGACCACGGACGATGCATTGACCCTGAAAGTTACCATCACCGGGCAGGGAAATGTGAACCTGCTGAATGCACCCAAGGTGTCCATTCCCGGCGCGTTTGAGCGCTATGATCCCAAGGTGACGGATGATATTGCCAAGAACAGCAATCCCCTTTCCGGTGCGCGCATTTTTGAGTTCCCCCTCATGCCACAGGAAGCCGGCGATCATGTCATACCGGCCATTGACTTCACGTACTTTGACCCGGTATCCCAATCGTTCAAGACCCTGCATTCATCGCCCTTTACCGTGCATGTAACGCCGGGTAAGCAAACCAAACATGAGAAAGAAGACTTCAGTGTAGGCAAGAACGAGCTGGCGCCCATTCACCGGGTTGTAACTTCCTGGAGCAAGGCTAGTGGCTTCTTCTTCAGCAGCGTTTGGTTCTGGCTGTTGCTGCTGCTGCCCGTGGTACCGCTGGTATGGCTGATCATGAAGAAACGCCGCGAAGATTATAACACGCAGAACGCTTCCCTGCTGAAGCACCGCAATGCCAACAAGGTGGCGCTGAAACGCCTGTCACTGGCGGCTAAATACCTGAAAGACGGCCAGCAGAAAGCGTTTTACGAAGAAACATCCCGCGCGGTATGGGGCTACCTGAGCAACAAGCTGCACATACCGTTTGCAGAACTGAACCGGCAACTGGTGACCGATAAACTGCAGCACCTGCGTGCAGACCGTACCACACCGCTCTTTGAACTGATGGACGATTGCGAAATGGCCCTGTACGCGCCTTCCGGCGGTAAAGGCCGTATGCAGCAAACCTACCAGCAGGCTATTGAGATCATCAGTAACCTGGAACAGGATCTTAAACAACAACAAGTGTAAAACCCAACATATTTCATGCGCAAGCTGATCTTCTTTTTGGTAACACTACTGGGCTTTGCCACTGCGCTGCAGGCGCAAACGCCGCAAACCACCTTCACGGAGGCCAATGAGCTGTTCCGCACAAAAAGCTATTCTGCCGCCGCGGCAAAATACCAGCAACTGATAGACCAGGGCTACCGTGATAAAGCGCTTTATTATAACGCGGGAAATGCCTACTACAAAGCCAACCACATTGGTGCCGCTGTGTACAATTATGAAAAAGCATTGCAGCTTTCCCCGCGGGATGAGGCCACCCGGCATAACCTGGACATGGTGAACCAGCAGATCCCCAACAACCCGGAAGCCTTGCCCCTGCTGTTTTTCCAGCAATGGTGGATCACCTTCACCCAACTTTTTTCTGCCAATGGCTGGGCGGTGATGTCCATTGTTTTCAGCTGGTTACTGGTAGCGGCCATTATCGTGTTCTTCTTTTATCCCGGCCGCCGGGCACCGGCTGCCAGGATAGGAATGTATGCGGGCGCTGTGCTGCTGGTAATAACCCTGGGTATGGCTGCTCTCCGCTACAGTGAGCACCTGGACACCAGCAGTGCCATTGTGATGAATGCCGCGGTAAAAGCAAAAGCAGCCCCCGATGCAGGCGCCAAAGACATGTTCGAGTTACAGGAAGGCATGAAGGTAGCGGTGCTGGACCACACCCAGGAGTACTGTAAAGTGCAGCTGGTAGATGGGAAAACCGGCTGGATAGCCTGTGATAATATCAAGACCTTATAAACAGCGTAAAACCTTGCTGGCAGCGCCTTACGGATCTTATCCCCGTAAGGCGTTTTTATTTTATACCATGGGCGCCAGCTCCCCGTCTATGCGGATGATGATGCGATTGCCCTGGTGCTCATGCTGCTCATCCAGCACCTCTTCTTCCACGATGTGGGTGCCCACGTGGAACTTGTTGCTAAGCCTGTGCAGGCGGGCGGCGGCAATCACCAGCGACTGGCGTTTGTGTTCCATTTCCGTACGGTTGTTACGCACACCATTGTCTTCCACGCGGATAAGGAGGGCACTGCCCCTGCGGTGGATATTGATGATCAGCAGGCCGCCTTCATCCTGCGGCCGTTGCAGGATATGGTGCCAGATGGCGTGTTGCACATAGGGTTGTATGACCAGGGGTGGCACCAGTATCACCTTGCCGGTAAGCTCCGGCGCCAGTTTTATCTGGTATATGAATTTGCCTTCAAAGCGCAGTTTTTCCAGCTGCATGTAGATCTCCAGCGCTTCAATGTCTTCTTCCAGTTTAATAAGGTCCTTGTTCACATTGGTGATGGTAAAGCGCATCAGCTTTGCAAAGCGGGTAAGGTAAAGGGAGGCTAGTTCCGTGCTGGTGGTAAGGATGAAGTGGTGGATGGCATTGAGGCTGTTGAAAATAAAATGCGGGTCCATCTGGGCCTGCAAGGCTTGCAGTTCCAGGCTGGCGGTATCGTTTTGCAGTCGCAGCGCCCGGTTTGCAGCGGCTTTGATGCGTCGCTCCCGCCAGTAAAAGTAAGCCACCAGTGCGCATATCGCTATTATAAACAATGCCCAGTACCAGTTAGTAGGGAGTATCCTGTCATCATATGGTATCACGTGCAAGTGGGTTGTAGTCCAATGTTAGCGGCAATATCGGGCAATTCAGGGGCAAAGGGAAACGCCAATTAATACAAGGGGGTAATTGCGGGTTATCCGGGAGCATTGCTCCCATAATTGGTCAGCAAACGAAACCGGCACCGGGGCTTGTATAAAGCGGGCCGGTGCCGGTATAATGCGGTGAAAGGGAAGGTTTATTCCGTGAATTTATATCCCACACCCCTCACGGAGTGGAAGTAGCGGGAGTTACGGCTGTCTTCCTCAAAGTACTTACGGAAATTGAGTATAAAGTTATCGATGGTACGTGTGGTGGGATACACGTTGTAGCCCCATACCACCTGCAGGATCTTTTCGCGGGTCACTACTTCCCCTTTGTTCTCGATGAGGAGCTTGAGCAGCATGGTCTCTTTCTTACTCAGCTCATAATGCCTGCCGTCTTTGCCAATGCATTCCTGTGCAGCAAAGTCTATCTGGTTGTTCCCGAAGCTGTACACATTGGGTACACTGTCTTTGTCGAGGATCTTCTTGTTCTTTACAATGAGCTTTTCCACCCGGAGCAGCAGTTCTTCCAGGTTGAAAGGCTTGGTCATGTAATCATCCCCGCCTTTCTTGAGGCCCAGTACGCGGTCTGCGCTGCTGTTCTTGGCGCTGAGGAAGAGGATGGGCACATCGTTGTTCTGTATGCGGATGTTCTCGCATACGGCAATGCCGTCCATTTCGGGCAGCATAATATCCAGGATGATGAGGTCAAAGTATTCATTCTTCACAGCTTTGAGTGCCGCGGTGCCGTTGTCCACCGCCGTCACTTCATAACCTTCCAGCTCCAGGTTGAGCTTCAGTGCTTCCTGCAGATTTTCTTCGTCTTCCACCAGCAGGATGGATGCTTTGGTAGGTTCCTTCATATTGCTGCTTTTTGCTTAATGCCTTGTAAGAATAACGTCGCTTATCAAATTTACGCAGATTGCGTGGAATATGCAGGCCAGGCAATTTCAAAAATGCTGCCGGCCGGCGTATTATCACGCACTTTAATGTAGGCCCCGTGCTGGGCCAGTATGCGCTGGCTGAGGAACAGTCCCAGGCCGGAGCCTTTGGCCTTGCGCGTGTTCTCATTGCCAATGCGGTAGAACTTCTGGAACACTTTGGCTTTCTCCGCATCCGGTATGCCCGGTCCTTCATCGGCCACTTCCAGGTACAGGCAGTCGCCTTTGGGCGCCAGGTTGATGGTGATGGGCGTGCCTTTGGGGGCGTACTTCACTGCGTTTTCCACCAGGTTGCTGATCACCAGTTCCAGCATGAATTTATCGCCATTGACCCACAGCTGGGGCAAAACATGTGCCTGTATGCTGTGGGTGCTGATCCGTCCCTGCAGGTTGCCCGTTACACGTGCCAGCAGGGCAGAGAGGTTCAGCATTTCCATGACCGGTTTAAACTTGTGCGACTCCAGCTGGGCGGCCAGCAGGATGTTATTGGTAAGGGTATTGAGGCGGTCTGTTTCGCGCAGGGTATTATCCAGCAGCTTCTTCATCTTCTCTTCATCCAGCCGGTGTTTACGGATGGTTTCCAGGTTCAGTTTCACCACAGCAATGGGCGATTTGAACTCGTGGGTCACGGCCATCATAAAGTTCTGCTGCTGGGCATTGAGGCGCATTTGCTTCCACACGGCGCGGTACACGAAGAAGGCACCCAGGAGGATGATGCCCATGAAGGTGCCGCCTTCCCCCAGGAACTTGAAGGTGCGCAGGTGCTCATCTTTTTCAATGCGCTGGAGCTCCAGCTGGTAGGCCACGGGTTGTGACAGGCTGTCTGTGCGTAGGGAAAGGTTGTTGCGTTCATACTCGGTGATCTGCTGGCTTTGGCGAAACAGGAGCAGGCCCCACCAGATCAGCGCCAGTATCACGTAGCTGAGCAGGATGATGTATAGAACGGTGATGCCCCTGCCGCTCTGCAGGTCGTTATAAAATTTTCTGATCATTTACCGGTGCCCGGCTTTTTCTACCCGCAGGCCAATGTTCATGATATCTGGCAGCGGGTTTTGCCGCATGTTTTGTTCAATACTGATCTTATACGTACCGGGCCGGTTCAGGATGGCACGCAACTGGATGGGAATGCGGTGATCGTAGATGTCGTCTGCTGCATTCATCATACCTGCGGGGGTGGCCGTCCACTTGCCGGATACGTCTTCCAGGGGCAGTTCCACGCGCTGGGCAATGGGCTGTGCACCGGGGAACTGGGTGGTGATGATCACCCAGATGTTGCTGTACGGATAGGCGTCCCTGTGGCGCACATTCACATACAGGTTGTAAAGGTAAGCGGTGTCCTCTGGCTGGAGGGTTACCTGGAATTCCGGCTTAAAATCGGCAGACCACTGGTGATTGGGCACGTCTACATTTTTCTCGTAGGTGTCCATCTTCATGGGCTGGCAGGCAGCCATTGCACAGAGGCCTGCCACGAAAAGGGCCAGGTAGGTTTTGTTCATACGGTACATTGATATTTAAGGGCCTTGCTATAAAACGTTTAATACCTGTTCCTTGGCCTTTTCCAGTTCATCCTTCATGCCCACCACCCATTGCTGGATGCCGGCATCATTGGCTTTGGAGCCGGTGGTATTGATCTCGCGGCCTATTTCCTGTAGCACAAAATTGAGTTTTTTTCCCTTGGAAGGATCGGCTTCTTTCAGCAGTTCGCGGAAGTAGCGCAGGTGGTTTTCCAGGCGCACCAGTTCTTCAGAGA
Proteins encoded:
- a CDS encoding YjjG family noncanonical pyrimidine nucleotidase; translated protein: MPYKHIFFDLDHTLWDFEANARETLLELYHTHQLSQRGIADFEDFLARYIVHNDKLWDRFRKGFMTRKELRSKRFWLTFLEYKIADEKLTMAFSDQFLEILPTKTVLFPYTIEILEYLLQKKYVLHLITNGFEDTQLMKLRNANIFHYFTNIITSEAAGSLKPHKDIFDFALQKSSATATESIMIGDTLEVDILGAQQVGMDQIYFNPAVPATGITPTYTIRHLQEIENIL
- a CDS encoding SDR family oxidoreductase — protein: MNAVVTGASKGIGRAVAIRLAKEGCNVAICARGEGPLQATAAEVQAANPNVKVLALPVDMADKTAVLQFGKAVQAAFGTIDLLVNNAGIFIPGALQNEADGHLEQLMATNVYSAYHLTRSLLPGMIAQRRGHIFNLCSSASHNAYPNGGAYGITKFALLGFSKNLREELKTANVKVTAISPGPTLTASWDGFDAPAGRMMEPEDVASVLWTAFTLAPQTVIEDIIMQPMLGPI
- a CDS encoding BatD family protein gives rise to the protein MLRRVIALLLFAGCMQVAQAQNMRFTTKVSATTIGLDEGLQVQFMLENAQGDVNGFTPPPFKDFDVVQGPMQMQGTSIVNGSRSDYVSLIYVLQAKHVGSFTLAAATVRVNGNIVRSNPVTIEVVKGNNSATAPSTSQRGGGFPGGGFPGGGGGDNGNGLPEGVLRKGENIDAKLKKNIFVKVAVDKTSLYEGEQLTATYKLYTRLPTNSSVTKVPAFKGFSAKDVELPNPPQATEEVVNGLTYKVFTIRKTLLFPLQSGQLELDPAEVDNQVKLLQVTPGNRKRPRDPFDDIFGGDPFDDDFFGQQGEYVTVPYKIESAPVTINVKPVPANHPDSYTGAVGQFRMDASIDKDQLTTDDALTLKVTITGQGNVNLLNAPKVSIPGAFERYDPKVTDDIAKNSNPLSGARIFEFPLMPQEAGDHVIPAIDFTYFDPVSQSFKTLHSSPFTVHVTPGKQTKHEKEDFSVGKNELAPIHRVVTSWSKASGFFFSSVWFWLLLLLPVVPLVWLIMKKRREDYNTQNASLLKHRNANKVALKRLSLAAKYLKDGQQKAFYEETSRAVWGYLSNKLHIPFAELNRQLVTDKLQHLRADRTTPLFELMDDCEMALYAPSGGKGRMQQTYQQAIEIISNLEQDLKQQQV
- a CDS encoding SH3 domain-containing protein, translated to MRKLIFFLVTLLGFATALQAQTPQTTFTEANELFRTKSYSAAAAKYQQLIDQGYRDKALYYNAGNAYYKANHIGAAVYNYEKALQLSPRDEATRHNLDMVNQQIPNNPEALPLLFFQQWWITFTQLFSANGWAVMSIVFSWLLVAAIIVFFFYPGRRAPAARIGMYAGAVLLVITLGMAALRYSEHLDTSSAIVMNAAVKAKAAPDAGAKDMFELQEGMKVAVLDHTQEYCKVQLVDGKTGWIACDNIKTL
- a CDS encoding sensor histidine kinase — its product is MIPYDDRILPTNWYWALFIIAICALVAYFYWRERRIKAAANRALRLQNDTASLELQALQAQMDPHFIFNSLNAIHHFILTTSTELASLYLTRFAKLMRFTITNVNKDLIKLEEDIEALEIYMQLEKLRFEGKFIYQIKLAPELTGKVILVPPLVIQPYVQHAIWHHILQRPQDEGGLLIINIHRRGSALLIRVEDNGVRNNRTEMEHKRQSLVIAAARLHRLSNKFHVGTHIVEEEVLDEQHEHQGNRIIIRIDGELAPMV
- a CDS encoding response regulator transcription factor; protein product: MKEPTKASILLVEDEENLQEALKLNLELEGYEVTAVDNGTAALKAVKNEYFDLIILDIMLPEMDGIAVCENIRIQNNDVPILFLSAKNSSADRVLGLKKGGDDYMTKPFNLEELLLRVEKLIVKNKKILDKDSVPNVYSFGNNQIDFAAQECIGKDGRHYELSKKETMLLKLLIENKGEVVTREKILQVVWGYNVYPTTRTIDNFILNFRKYFEEDSRNSRYFHSVRGVGYKFTE
- a CDS encoding sensor histidine kinase; the encoded protein is MIRKFYNDLQSGRGITVLYIILLSYVILALIWWGLLLFRQSQQITEYERNNLSLRTDSLSQPVAYQLELQRIEKDEHLRTFKFLGEGGTFMGIILLGAFFVYRAVWKQMRLNAQQQNFMMAVTHEFKSPIAVVKLNLETIRKHRLDEEKMKKLLDNTLRETDRLNTLTNNILLAAQLESHKFKPVMEMLNLSALLARVTGNLQGRISTHSIQAHVLPQLWVNGDKFMLELVISNLVENAVKYAPKGTPITINLAPKGDCLYLEVADEGPGIPDAEKAKVFQKFYRIGNENTRKAKGSGLGLFLSQRILAQHGAYIKVRDNTPAGSIFEIAWPAYSTQSA
- a CDS encoding gliding motility lipoprotein GldH; this translates as MNKTYLALFVAGLCAMAACQPMKMDTYEKNVDVPNHQWSADFKPEFQVTLQPEDTAYLYNLYVNVRHRDAYPYSNIWVIITTQFPGAQPIAQRVELPLEDVSGKWTATPAGMMNAADDIYDHRIPIQLRAILNRPGTYKISIEQNMRQNPLPDIMNIGLRVEKAGHR